CGCTACTGCACCCCGATGTCGCAGTGCCCGACCCTGGCCCCCGAGTGGGACGACCCGCAGGGCGTGCCGATCTCGGCGATCCTGTTCGGCGGCCGTCGCAAGACCACGGTGCCGCTGGTGACCCAGGCCCGCGATTGGCAGCACGGCGTCTTCATCGGGGCCACGCTGGGCTCCGAGCAGACCGCCGCCGCCGAGGGCAAGGTCGGCACCGTCCGTCGTGACCCGATGGCCATGCTGCCGTTCCTCGGCTACAACGTCGGCGACTACTTCGCCCACTGGATCAACCTCGGCAAGAACGCCGACGAGTCGAAGATGCCGAAGATCTTCTTCGTCAACTGGTTCCGCCGCGGCGACGACGGCCGCTTCCTGTGGCCGGGCTTCGGCGAGAACAGCCGCGTGATGAAGTGGATCATCGAGCGGGTCGAGGGCAAGGCCAACGGTTCCACCACGCCGATCGGCATCGTGCCGAGCGCCGGCGACCTGGACCTCGAGGGCTTGGACGCCGATCCGGCCGACGTGAACGAGGCGCTGGCGGTCAACGTCCAGGAATGGCGCGACGAGCTCCCGCAGATCGAGGAGTGGTTCGAGTTCGTCGGCGAGAAGCTGCCGACCGGGGTGAAGGACGAGTTCGAGGCGCTCAAGCAGCGCCTCGCCGAAGCCGACTGACCTGGGCCGTTACGGCCTTCTCGGCCGCTGACCCCAGCTAATATCCGTTCGGTGGGGGTCCCGTCGGCCGATGCGCCGGCGCCGGTGCAGAATGCGCCAGCGCCCGCCCAGTCGTGGTGGCGCCGGATTGCCACGGTCGGCGTCATCCTCGCCATCTACGTCGGGTCGGTGGCCGGCTACTTCTGGATCGACAGCTCGGCGCATTCACTCAAGCCCACCAGCATGGACACCGCCAACGAGACCGTTGTCCTGCTGGAACTGACAGCCATTCATCCACTCGACAATCGCGTGGATGTCGAGGTTCTGGTGATCCCGCAGAAGGGCTTCCTGGATCCCGAGTTCGGCAATCTCACCACCGACATGGTGGTGCAGCTGTGTCCGTGTATCGAGTTCGGCGAACTGACCTTCCCCACGGGGCAGGTTCCCAAAGTCGTCAAGACCTCGCTGCTGGCCACCGGTGACGCCGACAGGTGGCCGTTCGATAAGTACACCACCGAGACCATCGGCGCCGACGTGTATGTCGGCTCGGGCGACTCGAGGCGCTTTGTGCCTGCCCGGGTGGAGGTGAGTGGATCGCTGTACGGCTGGGACGTTCGCAGCGATCGGACGGGGCCCGTCACCCATTCCGGCGGCGCCAACGACAACGCGACCGTCACCTTCTCCCGATCCCGCGGACCGCTGGCCCTGATCTTCGGGATCTGCCTGGTCTTGCTGACGCTGCCGGCGCTGGCGCTGTACGCCGCGATCGAAATGCTGCTGGGCAAGAAGAAATTCCAGCCGCCGTTCTCGACCTGGTTCGCCGCGATGCTCTTCGCGGTCGTCCCGATCCGCAACGTGCTCCCCGGTGATCCGCCGCCGGGGTCCTGGATCGACGAGGCGCTTGTCTTCTGGGTGCTGGTGGCGTTGGTCGCGGCGCTGGTGATCTACCTGGCGGCCTGGGCTCGGCACAGCGACTGACTGGCGGCACCTAGTTGACGCCTGTCAATTCGTGCTGTCGTACAGTGCTCCCATGCAGATCCGCGAGCATGCGCAGGCCACTCCCGACAAGCCGGCCGTCATCCTGTATCCGTCCGGAAAAACCGTCACGTTCGGCGAGATGGAAGCCCGGGCCAACCAGCTGGCACACCTGTTCCGGCAGGCCGGGTTGCGCGAGGGCGACTCCGTCGCGATCCTCATCGAGAACAACGAGCACTTCCACACCGTGCTGTGGGCGGCGCGGCGTTCCGGGCTCTATTACGTGCCGATCAATACGCACCTGACGGCGGCCGAAGCCGCGTACATCATCGACAACAGTGAGGCCAAGGCCGTCGTCGGCTCGGCCGGGCTGAAGGACACCCTCGCCGGGCTCGCCGCGGAGCTGCCGACGATGCCGCCGCTGCTGATCATCACCGACGGTGAACTCGAGGGCTGGCGCAGCTACCCGGAATGCGTTGCGGATCAGCCGGTTACGCCGATCGACGACGAGATCGAAGGCGACCTGCTGCAGTACTCGTCGGGAACGACGGGGCGGCCCAAGGGAATCAAGCGCGAGCTTCCGCACCTGCCACCCAGCGAGGTGCCCGGCATGATGTCCGCACTCATCGGTTTCTGGATGACCCCCGATGCGGTGTACATCAGCCCCGCCCCGCTGTACCACACCGCCCCGTCGGTGTGGTCGATGCAGACACTCGCGGCGGGCATCACCACCGTGGTGCTGGAGAAGTTCGACGCGCAGGGCTGCCTGGACGCGATTGCCCGTCACAAGGTCACCCACGGCCAGTTCGTCCCGGTGATGTTCACCAGGATGCTCAAACTGCCTGAGGATGTTCGCAATTCGTACGACATCTCGAGTCTGCAGCGGGTGATGCACGCGGCCGCGCCGTGCCCGGTCGAGATCAAGAAGCAGATGATCGACTGGTGGGGTCCGATCGTCGACGAGTACTACGCCTCGTCCGAGGCGATCGGCTCGACGTTGATCTTCGCCGAGGACTGGCTCACCCACCCGGGCTCGGTCGGCAAGCCGATGATGGGCGCCCTGCACATCCTCGACGAGGACGGCAACGAGCTGCCGCCCGGTCAGGCGGGGGAGATCTACTTCGAGGGCGGCATGGACTTCGAGTACCTCAATGACGCCGAGAAGACCGCCAAATCGCGCGACAGCCACGGCTGGAAGACGGTCGGGGACATCGGTTATCTGGACGAGGAGGGCTACCTCTACCTCACCGACCGCCGGCACCACATGATCATCTCGGGCGGGGTCAACATCTACCCGCAGGAAGCCGAGAACATGCTCGTCACGCACCCGTTGGTGATGGACGCCGCGGTGTTCGGCGTGCCCGACGAGGAGATGGGCCAAAGCGTCAAGGGTGTGGTCCAGCTGGTCGACGCCTCGAACGCGACGGAGGAATTCGCCGCCGAGCTGCTGGCGTGGTTGCGTGAGCGGCTCTCGCACTACAAGTGTCCGCGATCGATCTCGTTCGAGTCCGAGCTGCCGCGCACCGACACCGGCAAGCTGTACAAGCAGGAACTGATCGTCAAGTACTCGCCCGCGCCGACCGGCTAGATGTATCTCGTCGACCTGTCCGACCCGCCTCCGATCGGGGTCACCGGTGCGCCGGGCGTCGTCGTCGCGGTCGGCGAACCGTCGACGCCCGAGGGCGAATTCTGGCTTGACACAGCCACATTCGCCCTGGCCGAGCGGGAACTGGACGACCGTCGATTCGTCGCGGTGGAGTCGGTGAGCGACACCGTGGCCCTGCTGCGTGACCGGTGCCGGCGCTGGCCGCACGCCAGTGCTGTCTGCGACGACGTGCTGCGGTCGGTCGACGTGACCGGCCCGGCGCTCCCCGGCATCATCACCGAGTCGCTGGCGTACTCGACGCTGCAGTCCGGACCGGAGTTCGCCCGATGGCTGGACTCGCGCGGCCCGGCGTCGCTGCCCGATATCGCCGACCCGGTGCTCGCCGAGCGTGACGGCGGCACGCTGCGGATCCGATTCAACCGCCCGCAGCGACACAATGCGTTCAGCACCGATGCCCGGGCCCTGCTGCTGGAGGCGCTGACCGTCGCACTGCTCGACGACACCGTCACCGAGCTGGTGCTCAGTGGCAACGGTGCATCCTTCTGCAGCGGTGGTGATCTCGGCGAGTTCGGCACCTTCGCCGACCCGGCGTCGGCGCATCTGGCGCGCACCCGGCACAGCCCCGCGTTGGCGCTCGACGAATTGAGCCGGCGCCTCGACCGGGCCTGCCGGGCCGACATCCACGGCCGTGTTCTCGGCAGTGGACTGGAGATGGCGTCGTTCTGCGGTTGGGTGAGCTGCCGCCCTGACGCGGTGCTCGGGTTGCCGGAACTGACGCTGGGCCTGATCCCCGGCGCCGGCGGCACGGTCAGCATCACCCGGCGCATCGGGCGTTGGCGCACAGCCTATTTGGTGCTGTCCGGCCGGACCATCGACCCGGCCACCGCGCTGGCGTGGGGCCTGGTCGACGAGGTCGCCTAGCTCGAGCGGCGCAGCGTGACCCGGTAGGTGTACTGCTCGGGCAGGAAGTGGCTGACCGACAGCTCCACCGGGGTGCCGGTGGTATCGGAATACAGCCGGTCCACCCTCAGCATCGGGTGGCCGGGCTCGCAGCCCACGGCGGCTGCGACCAGGTCGTCGGCGGGGGCGACCGTGATCGACTGGGCCGCTTCGGCAATCGGCTGATCCAGGTGCGGTTCGAGGACACCTATCACGGTGTTGGTGCCGACGGCGCCGTCGGCCAGCTCCGGCGAGCCGATCACCAGCCGGGCCACCGACTCCGGCAAGTGCACCGTGGTCACCACGAACGGGACACCGTCGATTTCCCCGGGTCGCTCCGCTCCTGCCCGCCGGTCGTGCAGGCGGCGGAACACCACGGTGTACACCACGTCGTGCTCCAGCCGCAGCCGGCTGGCCGCCGCCACGTCGACTCGGCGTGAAAGCCCCTGCAGCACTTCCATGCTGGTGTCCTCGGACAGGCTCATCAGGTCTTCGATGGAGCCCAGCTGCCGCAAGTAGGTCTGCTCGCGGGCATACGTTCCCCGTCCCGGCACCCGATACACCACCCCCTCGGCCACCAGATCCTGGAACGCGCGGCGGACCGTCTGCCGGGACAGCCCGTGTTCGGCGACCAGCTCCGACTCGGTCGGCAGACGCACGCCGTCAGGGTAGGCCCCGGCCGCGATCTCGTCGCGAAGCCGTTGCTGCAGAACCTGATACGCGGGCTCGGGTTTCATGGCCGGTCAGATGCCGCCTCTCGCGACCAGTTGACCGGCGATCACATTGCGCTGGATCTCATTGGTGCCCTCACCGACGATCATCAGCGGCGCGTCCCGAAAGTACCGTTCGACGTCGTATTCGGTGGAGTAGCCGTAGCCGCCGTGGATGCGAACCGCGTTCAACGCGATCTCCATCGCGACCTCGGAGGCGAACAACTTCGCCATCCCGGCCTCCATGTCGCACCGCTCGCCGCTGTCGTAGCGTTCGGCGGCGTAGCGGGTGAGCTGGCGGGCGGCGGTCAGCTTGGTGGCCATATCGGCCAGATAGTTGCCTATCGCCTGGTGTTTCCAGATCGGCTGGCCGAAGCTCTCGCGATCCTGGGCGTAGGCCAGCGCATCCTCCAATGCCGCCGTCGCCACACCGAGGGCACGCGACGCGACCTGAATACGACCCGTCTCAAGGCCTTTCATCATCTGGCTGAAGCCGCGCCCGGGCGCGCCACCGAGAATCGACGAGGCCGGCACCCGGCAGTCGTCGAAGGCCAGCTCGCAGGACTCCACGCCCTTGTAGCCGAGCTTGGGCAGGTCTCGTGAGATCGTGAGCCCGGCCGTGGGTGACTCGACGAGCACCACCGAGATGCCCTTGTGGCGCGGCGTGGCCTGCGGATCGGTCTTGCACAACAGTGCGATCAGACCCGACCGGCGGGCATTGGAGATCCACGTCTTGGCTCCGTTGATCACCAGGTCGTCGCCGTCGGCGCGGGCGATGCACGCCATGTTCTGCAGATCCGAACCGCCGCCCGGCTCGGTCAGCGCCATCGTCGCGCGCACCTCGCCGGTGGCCATCCGCGGTAGATAGGTCTGCTTCTGCTCCTCGGTGCCGAAGATCTCCAGCAGCTTGGCCACCACGGTGTGCCCGCCCATCGCGCCGGCCAGGCTCATCCAGCCGCGGGCGAGTTCCTGGGTGACCTCGACGTAGCAGGGCATCGACACCGGGTTGCCGCCGTACTGCTCGCTGATCGCCAGGCCATAGATCCCCAGCTGCTTCATCTGCTCGATCCACACCTCGGGGTAGGTGTTGGCGTGCTCGACCTCGCGGACCGAAGGTTTGACGTCGCGGTCGACGAACGCCCGCACCGTCTCCACCAGCATGGTCTCTTCGTCGTTGAGTGCAGTGCTCACGTAGTCGGCTCCAAGAAGTCAGGAAATGTACGGCCATATTGACACACGCCGCGCAGAAGCACCAGGATGAACGACTGTGACTTTGTACGGCCATATTGGCGGAGGCGAGTCGGGCGGACCGTATTTCGATGATCTGGTGGTAGGCCAGGTCTTCGACTGGGCGCCGTCGATGACGTTGACCTCTGGTGCCGCCGCCAGCCATCAGGCCATCGTCGGAGATCGGCTGCGGTTGTCCCTGGACGCCGGGCTGGCATACGCCGTGGTGGGTAGCACCACCGAGCTGGCTCATCCGGCGCTGGTGTGTGACGTCGCGATCGGCCAGAGCACGCTGGCCACCCAGCGGGTCAAGGCCAATCTGTTCTACCGGGGGCTGACGTTCTACCGCTATCCGGTCATCGGCGACACGATTTTCACGCGAACCGAGGTGGTCGGGCTGCGGCAGAACAGCGCCAAGCCCGGGCGGGCGCCGACGGGCCTGGCGGCGCTGCGAATGACCACGATCGATCAGGTCGGCCGGCTGGTCCTCGATTTCTATCGTTGCGCGATGCTCCCGATGAGCCCGGGAGCGCCGGACACCGGGCACGCCGACGACCTGTCGCTGATCGGCGCCGAGCTGCCCGCGCCGCCGCAGCCGACAGCCGACTGGAACGCGGTGGCCTTCCGCGAGCGGGTCCCGGGCCCGCACTTCTACCCCGACATGGCCGGTTCGGTTCTGCGCAGCACCGGCGACGTGGTGAGCTCCGCGCCCGAGCTGGCCCGGCTGACCCTGAACGTCGCTGCCACCCATCATGATTCGCGGGTCGGTGGCCAGCGCCTGGTGTACGGCGGGCACACGATCGGGCTGGCGCTGGCCCAGGCCGGTCAGCTGCTGCCGAATCTCGCGACCGTGCTGGGGTGGGCGTCGTGCGACCACACCGGTCCGGTGCACGAGGGCGACACGCTGTACAGCGAGCTGCACATCGAGGCGGCCGACCCGCTGCCCGGCGACCGCGGCGGGGTCCTCACCCTGCGCTCGCTGGTCTATGCCGTCGCCGACGAGGGTGACGACCGGCAGGTGCTGGACTGGCGATTCACCGCCCTGCATTTCTAGTCCAGCGCCGAGATCGACGTTTTGCGGCTCTGCACTCGTACTTCCCCGGCCAATCGTCGGTTTGGGCGACAATGGTGGCGTGCTGACCCGCACTGACGCCGTCACGGCCGAGCTCGCCGACCTGCTCGGCGTCCAGGTGGACGCCGCCACCGTCGTGACTGGGCGGGCCGCGCTGCTCGGCCTGCGGCGGCAGGGGCGCATCTCGGCGGGAGGTGCAACCCGGCTGATGCCCACGCGCGATGGCTGGTGGGCCCTGACGCTGTCGCGCGCTGACGATATCGAGGCGGTCCCCGCGCTGGTCGAGGCTGACGCCGTGGGTGAAGACCCGTGGCCGGTGGTCGAGGAGTGGGGCGCCG
This is a stretch of genomic DNA from Mycobacterium sp. ELW1. It encodes these proteins:
- a CDS encoding acyl dehydratase, giving the protein MTLTSGAAASHQAIVGDRLRLSLDAGLAYAVVGSTTELAHPALVCDVAIGQSTLATQRVKANLFYRGLTFYRYPVIGDTIFTRTEVVGLRQNSAKPGRAPTGLAALRMTTIDQVGRLVLDFYRCAMLPMSPGAPDTGHADDLSLIGAELPAPPQPTADWNAVAFRERVPGPHFYPDMAGSVLRSTGDVVSSAPELARLTLNVAATHHDSRVGGQRLVYGGHTIGLALAQAGQLLPNLATVLGWASCDHTGPVHEGDTLYSELHIEAADPLPGDRGGVLTLRSLVYAVADEGDDRQVLDWRFTALHF
- a CDS encoding DUF4436 domain-containing protein, with amino-acid sequence MGVPSADAPAPVQNAPAPAQSWWRRIATVGVILAIYVGSVAGYFWIDSSAHSLKPTSMDTANETVVLLELTAIHPLDNRVDVEVLVIPQKGFLDPEFGNLTTDMVVQLCPCIEFGELTFPTGQVPKVVKTSLLATGDADRWPFDKYTTETIGADVYVGSGDSRRFVPARVEVSGSLYGWDVRSDRTGPVTHSGGANDNATVTFSRSRGPLALIFGICLVLLTLPALALYAAIEMLLGKKKFQPPFSTWFAAMLFAVVPIRNVLPGDPPPGSWIDEALVFWVLVALVAALVIYLAAWARHSD
- the fadD4 gene encoding fatty-acid--CoA ligase FadD4, whose protein sequence is MQIREHAQATPDKPAVILYPSGKTVTFGEMEARANQLAHLFRQAGLREGDSVAILIENNEHFHTVLWAARRSGLYYVPINTHLTAAEAAYIIDNSEAKAVVGSAGLKDTLAGLAAELPTMPPLLIITDGELEGWRSYPECVADQPVTPIDDEIEGDLLQYSSGTTGRPKGIKRELPHLPPSEVPGMMSALIGFWMTPDAVYISPAPLYHTAPSVWSMQTLAAGITTVVLEKFDAQGCLDAIARHKVTHGQFVPVMFTRMLKLPEDVRNSYDISSLQRVMHAAAPCPVEIKKQMIDWWGPIVDEYYASSEAIGSTLIFAEDWLTHPGSVGKPMMGALHILDEDGNELPPGQAGEIYFEGGMDFEYLNDAEKTAKSRDSHGWKTVGDIGYLDEEGYLYLTDRRHHMIISGGVNIYPQEAENMLVTHPLVMDAAVFGVPDEEMGQSVKGVVQLVDASNATEEFAAELLAWLRERLSHYKCPRSISFESELPRTDTGKLYKQELIVKYSPAPTG
- a CDS encoding GntR family transcriptional regulator — its product is MKPEPAYQVLQQRLRDEIAAGAYPDGVRLPTESELVAEHGLSRQTVRRAFQDLVAEGVVYRVPGRGTYAREQTYLRQLGSIEDLMSLSEDTSMEVLQGLSRRVDVAAASRLRLEHDVVYTVVFRRLHDRRAGAERPGEIDGVPFVVTTVHLPESVARLVIGSPELADGAVGTNTVIGVLEPHLDQPIAEAAQSITVAPADDLVAAAVGCEPGHPMLRVDRLYSDTTGTPVELSVSHFLPEQYTYRVTLRRSS
- a CDS encoding enoyl-CoA hydratase/isomerase family protein — encoded protein: MYLVDLSDPPPIGVTGAPGVVVAVGEPSTPEGEFWLDTATFALAERELDDRRFVAVESVSDTVALLRDRCRRWPHASAVCDDVLRSVDVTGPALPGIITESLAYSTLQSGPEFARWLDSRGPASLPDIADPVLAERDGGTLRIRFNRPQRHNAFSTDARALLLEALTVALLDDTVTELVLSGNGASFCSGGDLGEFGTFADPASAHLARTRHSPALALDELSRRLDRACRADIHGRVLGSGLEMASFCGWVSCRPDAVLGLPELTLGLIPGAGGTVSITRRIGRWRTAYLVLSGRTIDPATALAWGLVDEVA
- a CDS encoding acyl-CoA dehydrogenase family protein, whose product is MSTALNDEETMLVETVRAFVDRDVKPSVREVEHANTYPEVWIEQMKQLGIYGLAISEQYGGNPVSMPCYVEVTQELARGWMSLAGAMGGHTVVAKLLEIFGTEEQKQTYLPRMATGEVRATMALTEPGGGSDLQNMACIARADGDDLVINGAKTWISNARRSGLIALLCKTDPQATPRHKGISVVLVESPTAGLTISRDLPKLGYKGVESCELAFDDCRVPASSILGGAPGRGFSQMMKGLETGRIQVASRALGVATAALEDALAYAQDRESFGQPIWKHQAIGNYLADMATKLTAARQLTRYAAERYDSGERCDMEAGMAKLFASEVAMEIALNAVRIHGGYGYSTEYDVERYFRDAPLMIVGEGTNEIQRNVIAGQLVARGGI